A region from the Nocardioides coralli genome encodes:
- a CDS encoding antibiotic biosynthesis monooxygenase, whose product MSTEHPTTSAPVTVSITRRVRPEHADQMTAWVRAGSALAERFPGFLGTGWVRPAESSDEWHMLYRFDGPDSLATWEASDERRWWLGAAQGLVEDYRKERLTGIEGWFDPPQEYVVEQLAGPGRPPRWKQAVMIWFAFFPLSLLTTVLVSSSAPELPTVLRVLVSTLVMTPIMTYLVLPFLTSRLEWWLQGQPAPWRGGDDEATGRSEAPPTR is encoded by the coding sequence GTGAGCACCGAGCACCCCACCACCTCCGCGCCCGTCACGGTCTCGATCACCCGGAGGGTCCGTCCCGAGCACGCCGACCAGATGACCGCGTGGGTGCGTGCCGGGTCCGCGCTCGCCGAGCGCTTCCCGGGATTCCTCGGCACCGGCTGGGTCCGACCGGCCGAGTCCTCGGACGAGTGGCACATGCTCTACCGCTTCGACGGGCCCGACTCGCTCGCCACGTGGGAGGCCTCCGACGAGCGGCGCTGGTGGTTGGGCGCCGCGCAGGGACTGGTGGAGGACTACCGGAAGGAGCGGCTGACGGGCATCGAGGGGTGGTTCGACCCGCCGCAGGAGTACGTCGTGGAGCAGCTCGCGGGCCCCGGCCGACCGCCCAGGTGGAAGCAGGCGGTGATGATCTGGTTCGCGTTCTTCCCGCTGAGCCTGCTGACGACCGTGCTGGTGTCGTCGTCGGCGCCGGAGCTGCCGACCGTGCTGCGGGTGCTGGTGAGCACGCTGGTGATGACCCCGATCATGACCTACCTGGTGCTGCCCTTCCTGACCTCACGGCTGGAGTGGTGGCTCCAGGGCCAGCCGGCACCGTGGCGAGGCGGCGACGACGAGGCGACGGGGCGGTCCGAGGCTCCCCCGACCCGCTAG
- a CDS encoding SRPBCC family protein has protein sequence MPGLQHSVVIAAPPERVWAVLVDVERWPSLIPTVDSVERLDAGPLAVGARTRLRQPRLPEAVWTVTELTEGSSFTWESHSPGATVVASHVVEPHADGSRLRLSVTMTGPLSRIGWAMTRSLTHRYVDLEADAIAGAARSAD, from the coding sequence ATGCCGGGCCTCCAGCACAGCGTCGTCATCGCGGCCCCGCCGGAGCGGGTCTGGGCTGTGCTGGTCGACGTCGAGCGCTGGCCCTCGCTCATCCCGACCGTCGACTCGGTCGAACGTCTCGACGCCGGCCCGCTGGCCGTCGGGGCCAGGACCCGGTTGCGACAGCCCCGGCTCCCCGAAGCCGTGTGGACGGTCACCGAGCTCACCGAGGGTTCGTCGTTCACGTGGGAGTCCCACTCACCCGGGGCCACCGTCGTCGCCAGTCACGTCGTCGAGCCGCACGCCGACGGCAGCCGGCTGAGGCTGAGCGTGACCATGACCGGTCCGCTCTCGCGGATCGGGTGGGCGATGACCCGCTCGCTGACGCACCGGTACGTCGACCTGGAGGCCGACGCGATCGCGGGCGCCGCCCGGTCTGCGGACTAG
- a CDS encoding YajQ family cyclic di-GMP-binding protein — protein sequence MADSSFDIVSKIDRQEVDNALGQTAREVATRFDFKGTGASIEWKGEDAIEITASADDRANAVLDVFKQKLVKRNQSLKILDASEPRQSGQESKIGIALKEGISSENAKKISKLIRDEGPKGVKAQIQGDELRVSSKKRDDLQAVQRLVKEQDYDFAVQFTNYR from the coding sequence ATGGCCGACTCGTCGTTCGACATCGTCAGCAAGATCGACCGCCAGGAGGTCGACAACGCCCTCGGGCAGACGGCGCGGGAGGTGGCGACCCGGTTCGACTTCAAGGGCACCGGCGCCTCGATCGAGTGGAAGGGCGAGGACGCCATCGAGATCACGGCCTCGGCAGACGACCGCGCCAACGCCGTGCTCGACGTCTTCAAGCAGAAGCTGGTCAAGCGCAACCAGAGCCTGAAGATCCTCGACGCCTCCGAGCCCCGCCAGTCAGGGCAGGAGTCAAAGATCGGCATCGCCCTCAAGGAGGGCATCAGCTCCGAGAACGCCAAGAAGATCAGCAAGCTGATCCGCGACGAGGGTCCCAAGGGCGTCAAGGCGCAGATCCAGGGCGACGAGCTCCGGGTGTCGAGCAAGAAGCGTGACGACCTGCAGGCCGTGCAGCGGCTCGTCAAGGAGCAGGACTACGACTTCGCGGTGCAGTTCACCAACTACCGCTGA
- a CDS encoding DUF6529 family protein, with protein MSLTVESDASRVGALAVLATGSGVAVVLGAYAGLHEPAGRPLLTFGFSGMLQMKAWFTTAAAALLVVQLVTALWMWGRLPTSNPAPDWTAPLHRWSGASAFVLTLPPALHCLWALGFAADSPRVLLHSVVGCLFYGAYAAKMLGLRLRGLPGWAVPLLGGLVLTLLTLIWLTSALWFFSRSGLPLT; from the coding sequence GTGAGCCTGACCGTCGAGTCGGACGCCTCCCGCGTGGGGGCCCTGGCGGTCCTCGCCACCGGTAGCGGGGTCGCCGTGGTCCTGGGTGCCTACGCCGGCCTCCACGAGCCGGCCGGCCGGCCGCTGCTGACCTTCGGCTTCTCCGGGATGCTGCAGATGAAGGCGTGGTTCACCACGGCTGCAGCCGCGCTGCTCGTCGTACAGCTCGTCACCGCGCTCTGGATGTGGGGCCGGCTCCCGACCTCGAACCCGGCGCCCGACTGGACCGCACCGCTGCACCGGTGGAGCGGCGCGTCGGCGTTCGTCCTCACCCTGCCGCCCGCGTTGCACTGTCTCTGGGCCCTGGGCTTCGCCGCCGACAGCCCGCGGGTCCTCCTCCACTCCGTGGTGGGATGCCTGTTCTACGGGGCGTACGCCGCCAAGATGCTCGGCCTGCGCCTGCGGGGTCTTCCGGGGTGGGCCGTCCCGCTGCTGGGCGGCCTGGTCCTGACGCTGCTCACCCTGATCTGGCTGACCTCGGCGCTGTGGTTCTTCAGCCGCAGCGGCCTCCCGCTGACGTGA
- a CDS encoding Rieske (2Fe-2S) protein, with product MSLPPLTRASALRGGLVVAVGAVAGFTVARLGGLGTTEEPGAANAYGTAPSDGRRLAALDEVPADGGLVLVDEGVVLVRGSGEEVWGFSAICTHQGCPVSEVTGGRILCPCHGSAFDALTGEVVAGPAPTPLEPVEVEVRDDEVVTA from the coding sequence GTGTCGCTGCCACCCCTCACCCGAGCCTCGGCCCTCCGCGGCGGGCTGGTGGTGGCGGTGGGTGCGGTGGCGGGGTTCACCGTCGCGCGGTTGGGAGGGCTGGGCACCACCGAGGAGCCCGGGGCGGCCAACGCCTACGGCACCGCGCCGTCGGACGGGCGGCGGCTGGCGGCGCTGGACGAGGTCCCGGCCGACGGCGGGCTGGTGCTCGTCGACGAGGGCGTGGTGCTGGTCCGGGGATCCGGTGAGGAGGTGTGGGGCTTCTCGGCCATCTGCACCCACCAGGGCTGCCCAGTCTCGGAGGTGACCGGCGGACGGATCCTGTGCCCGTGCCACGGCAGCGCCTTCGACGCCCTGACGGGGGAGGTCGTCGCCGGGCCCGCGCCCACTCCGCTCGAGCCCGTCGAGGTCGAGGTGCGGGACGACGAGGTCGTGACCGCGTGA
- a CDS encoding Dps family protein, with protein MTQTVEKSLATRPAFQASQQLADHLEQLLVDLTDLHLQGKQAHWNVVGKNFRDMHLVLDEVVDAAREFSDDIAERMRAVYVTPDARAATVAARTSLPAFPAEEVQTDETVDLIVAAIYGVAGTARRIHDEVDAEDPTTADIIHTVLERLEQLAWMIDAENRVANRSEPRSIQE; from the coding sequence GTGACCCAGACCGTCGAGAAGTCCCTGGCCACCCGCCCCGCCTTCCAGGCCTCGCAGCAGCTGGCCGACCACTTGGAGCAGCTGCTCGTGGACCTGACCGACCTCCACCTGCAGGGCAAGCAGGCCCACTGGAACGTGGTCGGCAAGAACTTCCGTGACATGCACCTCGTGCTCGACGAGGTGGTCGACGCGGCCCGCGAGTTCTCCGACGACATCGCCGAGCGGATGCGGGCGGTCTACGTGACCCCGGACGCCCGCGCGGCCACCGTCGCGGCGCGGACCAGCCTGCCGGCGTTCCCCGCGGAGGAGGTGCAGACCGACGAGACCGTCGACCTGATCGTCGCGGCGATCTACGGCGTCGCAGGCACCGCCCGCCGGATCCACGACGAGGTGGACGCCGAGGACCCCACGACCGCCGACATCATCCACACCGTGCTCGAGCGGCTCGAGCAGCTCGCCTGGATGATCGACGCCGAGAACCGCGTCGCCAACCGCAGCGAGCCGCGCTCCATCCAGGAGTGA
- a CDS encoding DUF2470 domain-containing protein — MTGTSEPTWAERARTALAQATTGSLLTRECRSTANLTAVTVHDQVAGTPAVWLSPDSPVVARLAACPVATLVVPAPLGWVLHLTGTFAPLRDTTGEHCGCRGYRPTLLGVRLVGPARVSIPVAEFLAAQPDPLRDDAATMLHHLEEAHAADLLACVRAHGHDALAVVPRAIDRYGIELAAIAADGVDRLRLAFPGGPLEGLDRLNSGWRLPMSCRCASRPA, encoded by the coding sequence ATGACTGGCACCTCGGAGCCCACCTGGGCGGAGCGCGCACGCACCGCGCTCGCGCAGGCCACCACCGGATCGCTGCTCACGCGTGAGTGCCGGTCGACCGCCAACCTGACCGCGGTCACGGTCCACGACCAGGTCGCCGGTACGCCGGCTGTGTGGCTCTCCCCCGACTCCCCGGTCGTCGCCCGGCTCGCCGCGTGCCCGGTGGCGACGCTGGTCGTGCCGGCCCCGCTCGGCTGGGTGCTGCACCTGACCGGCACGTTCGCTCCGCTTCGCGACACCACGGGCGAGCACTGCGGATGCCGTGGCTACCGGCCCACCCTGCTCGGGGTGCGGCTGGTCGGTCCGGCCCGGGTGTCGATCCCCGTGGCGGAGTTCCTGGCTGCCCAGCCCGACCCGCTGCGCGACGACGCCGCCACGATGCTGCACCACCTCGAGGAGGCGCACGCCGCCGACTTGCTGGCCTGCGTGCGGGCCCACGGCCACGACGCACTGGCTGTCGTGCCGCGCGCGATCGACCGCTACGGGATCGAGCTCGCGGCGATCGCCGCCGACGGGGTGGACCGGCTGCGCCTGGCGTTCCCCGGCGGGCCGCTCGAGGGGCTCGACCGGCTCAACAGCGGCTGGCGGCTGCCGATGAGCTGTCGATGCGCCTCCAGACCAGCGTGA
- a CDS encoding metallophosphoesterase, with product MVQFGQHPQPRHVVAHLSDPHLLADGALQYGAIDPEPGLVQALERLSRIDPAPQALVFTGDLADRAEPAAYRRLRELVEPFARGIGAEVVWVMGNHDERAPYARALFGTDDTGPQDRVHEVDGLRIVALDTTVPGYHHGELSADQLAWLADVLATPAPHGTLLALHHPPIPVPTVPVAAIIELADQQRLADVVRGTDVRGILGGHYHYTSWSQFAGIPVSVASASCYTLDPAPAARLVSGVAGHQACTVLHLYDDQVVHTVVPLADVAELSGQPAEALALVEALSPEERREVISRKDSEFNRDLPT from the coding sequence GTGGTCCAGTTCGGTCAGCACCCGCAGCCACGCCACGTCGTCGCGCACCTGAGCGACCCCCACCTGCTCGCCGACGGCGCGCTGCAGTACGGCGCGATCGACCCCGAGCCGGGACTGGTGCAGGCCCTCGAACGGCTGTCGCGGATCGACCCCGCCCCGCAGGCCCTGGTGTTCACCGGCGACCTCGCCGACCGCGCCGAGCCGGCGGCGTACCGCCGACTGCGGGAGCTCGTGGAGCCGTTCGCACGCGGGATCGGGGCCGAGGTGGTCTGGGTCATGGGCAACCACGACGAGCGGGCACCCTATGCGCGGGCGCTCTTCGGCACCGACGACACCGGGCCGCAGGATCGCGTGCACGAGGTCGACGGCCTGCGGATCGTGGCACTCGACACCACGGTGCCCGGCTACCACCACGGTGAGCTCTCCGCCGACCAGCTCGCCTGGCTCGCCGACGTGCTGGCCACCCCGGCACCACACGGGACGCTGCTGGCGCTGCACCACCCGCCGATCCCGGTCCCGACGGTGCCGGTGGCCGCCATCATCGAGCTCGCCGACCAGCAGCGCCTCGCGGACGTCGTGCGTGGCACCGACGTCCGCGGGATCCTCGGCGGTCACTACCACTACACGTCGTGGTCCCAGTTCGCCGGCATCCCCGTGTCGGTGGCCTCGGCGAGCTGCTACACCCTCGACCCCGCACCAGCGGCGCGACTGGTCTCGGGCGTGGCGGGACACCAGGCCTGCACGGTGCTGCACCTGTACGACGACCAGGTGGTCCACACCGTGGTGCCGCTCGCCGACGTCGCGGAGCTGAGCGGGCAGCCCGCGGAGGCGCTGGCGCTGGTCGAGGCACTCTCACCGGAGGAGCGCCGGGAGGTCATCTCCCGCAAGGACTCGGAGTTCAACCGCGACCTGCCGACCTAG